The Opitutales bacterium ASA1 genome window below encodes:
- the araR gene encoding arabinose utilization transcriptional regulator AraR, with the protein MKSPVERRSVAKKHHLISDAIRERVRSGDYLEQIPGQRQLAEEFGVNFLTIRKAVATLVKEGLLDRQSGRGTFVTRLKRARTYNIAAILGGLSYGFGGQHSKLVEGIQSEAAKLGYDVIFRPHLGDPQVERQSIEDLVSKEKCDGFLVWPTRHGGSQAIELLRQRRIPFVVVMRVDSSHREQVSWVVDDDFEGGYLATRHLLALGHSRVGFVGRSATSEGADSFEEERWLGFVKAHNEAGIAPGPRVQADWLTVRGEKTGELSKKFLRTVQGLSGLVCVNDRVALHLLGLPKGTGSPGSSLSIVGYDDIEAAELFGLTTVHQPLPEIGAEAVRLLLQEVDGHRVEPAQRKLAPRLVVRGTTTERIV; encoded by the coding sequence GTGAAGTCCCCAGTCGAGCGTCGCTCCGTCGCCAAGAAGCACCATTTGATCTCAGATGCGATTCGCGAGCGTGTGCGAAGCGGGGATTACTTGGAACAGATTCCCGGACAACGTCAGTTGGCGGAGGAGTTCGGGGTGAATTTTCTGACGATCCGCAAGGCCGTAGCGACGCTGGTGAAGGAAGGGTTGCTCGACCGGCAATCGGGGCGTGGCACGTTCGTGACTCGTTTGAAGCGAGCGAGGACTTACAACATCGCAGCCATCTTGGGCGGGCTGAGTTACGGGTTCGGTGGACAGCATTCGAAGCTCGTCGAAGGAATTCAGAGCGAGGCGGCCAAGCTCGGCTACGACGTGATCTTTCGTCCCCATCTCGGCGACCCTCAGGTCGAACGGCAGTCGATCGAGGATCTCGTCTCGAAGGAGAAGTGCGACGGCTTTCTCGTCTGGCCGACGCGCCACGGCGGCTCTCAGGCGATCGAACTCCTTCGGCAACGGCGGATTCCTTTCGTGGTGGTGATGCGCGTCGACTCCAGCCATCGCGAACAGGTCAGCTGGGTGGTGGACGACGACTTCGAGGGAGGGTATCTCGCGACGCGCCACTTGTTGGCGCTCGGTCATTCGCGGGTGGGTTTCGTGGGGCGTTCGGCGACGAGCGAAGGCGCCGATTCGTTCGAAGAGGAGCGTTGGCTTGGCTTCGTGAAGGCACACAACGAGGCGGGCATCGCTCCGGGGCCGCGCGTGCAGGCGGACTGGCTGACCGTTCGAGGAGAGAAGACCGGCGAACTCTCCAAGAAGTTTCTGCGCACGGTGCAGGGCCTCAGCGGACTGGTCTGTGTGAACGATCGGGTCGCCCTTCATCTGCTGGGTTTGCCCAAGGGGACGGGGAGTCCGGGCAGTTCGCTCTCCATCGTGGGTTACGACGACATCGAGGCGGCCGAACTCTTCGGCCTGACGACCGTTCACCAGCCACTTCCCGAAATCGGTGCGGAGGCAGTCAGGCTGCTCCTGCAGGAGGTGGACGGCCACCGCGTGGAGCCGGCGCAGCGCAAGCTTGCGCCACGGTTGGTGGTTCGTGGAACCACGACCGAACGGATCGTCTGA
- a CDS encoding galactitol-1-phosphate 5-dehydrogenase: MKALQLTAYRQLDYVDLPEPVPGPDEVLVAIKACGICGSDVHGLDGSTGRRRPPLVMGHEAAGVIAAVGAQVTGWSVGERVTFDSTISCGHCEHCRRGEVNLCDHRRVLGVSCEDYRQAGAFAEYLAVPARILYRLPEKLTFEQAALIEPFTIAAHALRRSPVGLNDTAAIIGCGMIGLALLQVARLAGYGRIIMIDSARDRLDAAGRLGASDLVVSSGDETVREVLDLTGGRGVDRVFEAVGVAATVDLAVKVVRRGGHVTLVGNVAPNVPLPLQLVVTREITLHGTCASAGEYPACLDLMARGLLTAGPLLSAVAPLAEGADWFKRLYDREPGLMKVVLVP; the protein is encoded by the coding sequence ATGAAAGCCCTGCAACTCACCGCGTATCGACAACTCGACTACGTCGACCTGCCCGAACCCGTACCGGGTCCGGACGAAGTTCTCGTCGCGATCAAGGCCTGCGGCATTTGCGGGAGCGACGTACACGGACTCGACGGTTCCACCGGTCGCCGTCGGCCGCCCTTGGTCATGGGACACGAGGCGGCGGGGGTGATCGCGGCTGTCGGAGCGCAGGTCACGGGGTGGAGCGTGGGAGAGCGAGTGACCTTCGACTCGACGATCTCGTGCGGTCATTGCGAGCACTGTCGACGAGGCGAGGTCAATCTCTGCGATCATCGCCGCGTGTTGGGCGTTTCGTGCGAGGATTATCGGCAAGCAGGCGCGTTCGCCGAGTATCTCGCGGTGCCGGCCCGCATCCTCTACCGACTGCCGGAGAAACTGACCTTCGAACAAGCGGCGCTGATCGAGCCCTTCACCATCGCCGCACACGCCTTGCGCCGTTCGCCCGTCGGGTTGAACGATACGGCGGCGATCATCGGTTGCGGCATGATCGGTCTGGCGCTTTTGCAGGTCGCGCGCCTCGCCGGTTACGGTCGGATCATCATGATCGACAGCGCTCGCGACCGACTCGACGCAGCCGGTCGTCTCGGTGCGTCCGACTTGGTGGTCTCGAGCGGAGATGAGACCGTTCGCGAGGTGCTCGATCTCACGGGCGGCCGCGGTGTCGATCGCGTTTTCGAGGCGGTCGGTGTCGCGGCCACGGTGGACTTGGCCGTGAAGGTCGTGCGAAGGGGGGGGCACGTCACATTGGTGGGTAACGTCGCACCGAACGTACCTCTGCCATTGCAGCTCGTGGTCACTCGCGAAATCACCCTGCACGGAACCTGTGCCTCCGCCGGAGAGTACCCGGCATGTCTCGACCTCATGGCGCGCGGTCTTCTCACCGCCGGGCCGCTGCTCAGCGCCGTAGCGCCGCTGGCCGAAGGTGCCGACTGGTTCAAACGACTCTACGACCGCGAGCCGGGTCTGATGAAGGTCGTGCTCGTCCCCTGA
- a CDS encoding glucose 1-dehydrogenase, which translates to MSDSLFDLSGRVALVTGASRGLGQTFARALARAGADLILTARDAADLAPFAAEMEATGRRVLALPLDVRDHGSIQKMVTRAVADFGKIDVLVNNAGCNVRKPALDVTWDDWNLVLDTNLRGTFFVAQAVARHMIARRYGRIINIGSVTCVAGYAGLAPYGASRGGVKQLTMSLADDWGPHGITVNCLAPGWFKTAQNAVLYENQEWVDYLCDRIPLKRPGSPTDLEGAVVFLASDASAYVTAQTLLIDGGISGGATRALPRRS; encoded by the coding sequence ATGAGCGATTCACTTTTCGATTTGTCCGGCCGCGTGGCTCTCGTCACCGGCGCGAGCCGGGGGCTGGGTCAGACCTTCGCCCGTGCTCTCGCCCGTGCCGGTGCCGACTTGATTCTCACTGCCCGCGATGCGGCCGATCTTGCGCCTTTCGCGGCCGAGATGGAGGCGACCGGGCGTCGCGTGCTGGCACTGCCTCTGGACGTGCGCGACCACGGTAGTATCCAGAAAATGGTTACACGGGCCGTCGCGGACTTCGGCAAGATCGACGTCCTCGTGAACAACGCGGGCTGCAACGTCCGCAAACCCGCGCTCGACGTGACGTGGGACGACTGGAATCTCGTTCTCGACACCAACCTGCGCGGCACCTTCTTCGTCGCGCAGGCCGTCGCGCGGCACATGATTGCTCGCCGTTACGGCCGCATCATCAACATCGGTTCCGTGACGTGCGTTGCAGGTTACGCTGGCCTCGCGCCGTACGGTGCCAGCCGTGGCGGCGTCAAGCAGCTCACCATGAGTCTCGCCGACGACTGGGGCCCGCACGGGATCACCGTGAACTGTCTCGCTCCCGGTTGGTTCAAGACGGCGCAGAACGCCGTGCTCTACGAGAACCAAGAGTGGGTGGACTACCTCTGCGACCGCATCCCGCTCAAGCGTCCAGGCAGCCCCACTGATCTCGAAGGCGCGGTCGTTTTCCTCGCTTCCGACGCCAGTGCCTACGTCACCGCGCAAACGCTGCTGATCGACGGCGGCATCTCGGGCGGCGCGACGCGTGCGCTGCCTCGACGCTCCTGA
- a CDS encoding glycoside hydrolase family 95 protein — translation MIKSHFQSFRRRLCGAGAIAAFVFTATSWAQTTVLSEAELVARALPADNPESLAPDAEIYGRVDAPPGRMSWWYRKPATKFWEGLPIATGRFAAMPYGRVRDEIIPFNDETLWTGSPYDAVNPKALPSLPELRKLIAEEKFGEAAELAANLLSHPLVYVQTYQAMGRLHLRFDGHERVHDYRRELDMDEAVARVAYRIGDTRFTREYFASYPDQAVVVRLAADRPGALTFTTSLSSLHTSAVERRLGDDTILIEGGVSEPDPEVPSKMRWQGRVRVVPEGGSVAVVRDGDGYALRVEKADAVTVLLVGATNYVNWNDITADPDRRCADYMRFATEHDYAALKQRHIADYQPHFRATQLDLGWTEAANDDTTSRMDRLRAGGLDPHYTAQYFQYARYLLLAGAREGTMAFNNHNIWLDDLKGRWRGRWTLNINIQECYWPAETTGLQNTVESLIDFVSDLAASGARTAKGNYGARGWTAHHGTDVWMNTAMTDRVFHGTAPTMGIWLTQHLWEHYLYNPDPDILRRIYPLLKGAAEFGLDMLVEYPENNWLVTSPSGSPENGFVLVNGRALLHDGKPNPPEGVRHSVTMGVAMDNQLLRDIFTQVKHASEVLGVDADLRAEIEAALPRLPPHLVREDGTLMEWLKPWKEFDPEHRHVSHLYAFYPSNQITRRGTPELTEAVRKSLLIRDDPAGWTGAWKINLHARLGEPERCYELIQYMQTSISKHPAIEDSDRVPSMEGNQAIQGFAAGIVEMLMQSHAGEIELLPALPKAWADGSVSGLRARGGYGLDLRWAAGRLAEATIRVHHDGKLRLRAPHAVSVSDGSFVLPGRDLGDGSIELTVHAGQVLVVREPVN, via the coding sequence ATGATCAAGTCTCACTTCCAAAGTTTCCGCCGGCGCCTGTGCGGTGCCGGGGCCATCGCGGCCTTCGTGTTCACGGCGACCTCGTGGGCGCAAACCACCGTGCTCAGCGAGGCAGAACTCGTGGCCCGCGCGCTCCCTGCCGACAATCCGGAAAGCCTCGCGCCGGACGCCGAGATCTACGGACGCGTCGATGCTCCGCCGGGCCGCATGAGTTGGTGGTATCGCAAGCCCGCCACCAAGTTTTGGGAGGGGCTGCCCATCGCGACGGGACGCTTTGCCGCGATGCCGTACGGACGGGTGCGAGACGAGATCATCCCGTTCAACGACGAGACTCTGTGGACGGGTTCGCCCTACGATGCCGTCAATCCCAAGGCGCTTCCTTCGCTTCCCGAATTGCGCAAGCTCATCGCCGAGGAAAAGTTCGGCGAAGCGGCCGAACTGGCGGCCAATCTGCTCAGTCACCCGCTCGTCTACGTGCAGACTTACCAAGCGATGGGGCGGTTGCACCTGCGTTTCGACGGCCACGAACGCGTGCACGACTACCGTCGCGAGCTCGACATGGACGAAGCAGTCGCTCGCGTCGCCTACCGCATCGGCGACACGCGATTCACTCGCGAGTACTTCGCGAGTTACCCGGACCAAGCCGTCGTCGTGCGGTTGGCGGCGGACAGGCCCGGAGCGCTCACGTTCACTACATCGCTCAGCAGCCTGCACACCTCCGCCGTGGAGCGCAGACTCGGTGACGACACCATTCTCATCGAAGGCGGCGTGTCCGAGCCCGATCCCGAGGTTCCGAGCAAGATGCGCTGGCAGGGAAGGGTGCGTGTCGTTCCGGAAGGTGGGTCGGTCGCCGTCGTGCGCGACGGCGATGGATACGCCTTGCGCGTGGAGAAAGCCGACGCGGTGACCGTGCTGCTCGTCGGCGCGACCAATTACGTCAACTGGAACGACATCACGGCCGATCCCGACCGCCGTTGTGCCGACTACATGCGCTTCGCCACCGAGCACGACTACGCCGCGCTCAAGCAGCGGCACATCGCCGACTACCAGCCGCACTTTCGGGCGACGCAGCTCGACCTCGGCTGGACCGAAGCGGCCAACGACGACACCACCTCGCGCATGGACCGCCTCCGCGCCGGCGGCCTCGATCCGCACTACACCGCGCAATACTTCCAATACGCACGCTATCTCCTCCTCGCCGGCGCTCGCGAGGGGACGATGGCCTTCAACAACCACAACATCTGGCTCGACGACCTCAAGGGCCGTTGGCGCGGACGTTGGACGCTCAACATCAACATCCAGGAGTGCTACTGGCCGGCCGAGACCACCGGTCTGCAAAACACGGTCGAATCGCTCATCGACTTCGTGAGCGATCTCGCCGCCAGCGGTGCACGTACCGCCAAAGGCAACTACGGTGCTCGCGGTTGGACCGCCCACCACGGCACGGACGTTTGGATGAACACCGCCATGACCGATCGCGTGTTCCACGGCACCGCTCCCACCATGGGCATCTGGCTCACCCAGCACCTCTGGGAACACTACCTCTACAACCCCGATCCCGACATCCTGAGGCGCATCTACCCGCTGCTGAAGGGCGCCGCCGAGTTCGGTCTCGATATGCTCGTCGAGTATCCGGAGAACAACTGGCTCGTCACCTCACCGTCGGGCTCGCCCGAGAACGGATTCGTCCTCGTCAACGGCCGCGCCCTCCTGCACGACGGCAAGCCCAACCCCCCCGAAGGTGTCCGTCACTCGGTCACCATGGGCGTGGCGATGGACAACCAGCTCCTGCGCGACATCTTCACGCAGGTGAAGCACGCGTCGGAGGTGCTCGGTGTCGACGCCGACCTCCGTGCGGAAATCGAAGCCGCGCTGCCCCGCCTGCCACCGCACCTCGTGCGCGAAGACGGCACGCTCATGGAGTGGCTCAAGCCGTGGAAGGAGTTCGATCCGGAGCATCGCCATGTGTCGCACCTCTACGCCTTCTACCCGAGCAACCAGATCACCCGGCGCGGCACGCCCGAACTCACCGAGGCCGTGCGCAAGTCGCTCCTCATTCGCGACGATCCCGCCGGCTGGACCGGCGCGTGGAAGATCAACCTCCACGCCCGCCTCGGGGAGCCGGAGCGTTGTTACGAACTGATCCAATACATGCAGACCAGCATCAGCAAACACCCTGCGATCGAGGACAGCGACCGCGTGCCTTCGATGGAAGGCAACCAGGCCATCCAAGGATTCGCCGCGGGCATCGTCGAAATGCTCATGCAGTCCCATGCGGGCGAGATCGAGTTGCTCCCGGCACTCCCCAAGGCTTGGGCCGACGGCTCCGTCTCCGGCCTGCGTGCTCGCGGCGGCTACGGCCTCGATCTGCGTTGGGCCGCCGGTCGCCTCGCCGAGGCCACGATCCGCGTGCACCACGACGGCAAGCTTCGCCTGCGGGCTCCGCACGCCGTCTCCGTGTCCGACGGAAGCTTCGTCCTGCCGGGGCGTGATCTCGGAGACGGATCGATCGAACTCACCGTCCACGCCGGCCAGGTTCTCGTCGTGCGCGAGCCGGTGAACTGA
- a CDS encoding alpha-L-fucosidase, which produces MRTAFLLLPFCLVSALSSSPTEDRESTLRLPEEVRRGNASWVEEVPHADYRHASAEAHQRFRDMKFGVRIHWGLYSLRGDTRESWTFLELPDEERQKWLESYRQWDPQGFDADAWMQFFKRAEFRCFAITTKHHEGFSLWDTKTRVKMRPNFSIPGRPFIEECDVAYSVMETPFKRDIIRELTDAGRRHGLGINLYFSHSDWYDVTFRPHGRHPIQNASSTVAHQLEERQKRPVVRFPDHTPDELTHMITRHREQLRELLNNYGPIDMLCLDISLGEQNWPAVRDTIKLVRQWQPDVMIRNRGIGNYGDYYTPERVVPEDKAGTALPWMVIYPLGRHFSYEAEASEHKGAKWVIDNLVDSVAKGGNFMVGIGPDGNGRFHPEAMRQLEEVGAWLRRNGEGIWDTKERPGTGWKQGEHIRFTQSTDDRFVYAHFLRKPEGAVRLELPAPQAGATITLLGTGDTLPWRAEGDGLRFEFPFDVPSSPVYVVRIPRSP; this is translated from the coding sequence ATGCGCACCGCATTCCTGCTCCTTCCCTTCTGTCTCGTGTCGGCGCTCTCGTCCTCCCCCACGGAAGACCGCGAAAGCACACTTCGCCTGCCGGAAGAGGTCCGGCGCGGCAACGCCTCTTGGGTGGAAGAGGTGCCGCACGCCGATTATCGCCATGCCTCCGCGGAAGCGCACCAACGCTTCCGCGACATGAAGTTCGGCGTGCGGATCCACTGGGGACTGTATTCACTCCGTGGAGACACACGGGAATCGTGGACCTTCCTCGAGCTGCCCGACGAGGAGCGGCAGAAGTGGTTGGAGTCCTACCGGCAATGGGATCCGCAGGGCTTCGACGCGGACGCTTGGATGCAGTTCTTCAAGCGGGCCGAGTTCCGCTGCTTCGCGATCACTACGAAGCATCACGAAGGCTTCTCGCTCTGGGACACGAAGACGCGGGTGAAGATGAGGCCGAACTTCAGTATCCCGGGCCGGCCGTTCATCGAGGAGTGCGATGTCGCCTACAGCGTGATGGAGACTCCGTTCAAACGGGACATCATCCGCGAACTGACCGACGCCGGGCGGCGCCACGGTCTGGGCATCAATCTCTACTTCTCGCACAGCGATTGGTACGACGTGACCTTCCGACCGCACGGGCGGCACCCGATCCAGAACGCGAGTTCGACCGTCGCTCACCAGCTCGAAGAGCGGCAGAAGCGTCCGGTCGTGCGCTTCCCCGACCACACGCCGGACGAACTCACGCACATGATCACGCGGCACCGCGAGCAACTGCGCGAGTTGCTCAACAACTACGGCCCGATCGACATGCTTTGTTTGGACATCAGTCTCGGGGAGCAGAACTGGCCCGCGGTGCGCGATACGATCAAACTCGTGCGCCAATGGCAGCCCGACGTCATGATCCGCAACCGCGGCATCGGCAACTACGGCGACTACTACACGCCCGAGCGCGTCGTGCCCGAGGACAAAGCCGGTACGGCCCTGCCTTGGATGGTCATCTACCCGCTCGGCCGGCACTTCTCCTACGAAGCCGAAGCAAGCGAGCACAAGGGCGCGAAGTGGGTGATCGACAACCTCGTCGATTCCGTGGCCAAAGGCGGCAACTTCATGGTCGGCATCGGCCCCGACGGCAACGGGCGATTCCATCCCGAGGCCATGCGTCAGCTCGAAGAAGTGGGCGCGTGGCTGCGCCGTAATGGCGAGGGCATCTGGGACACGAAAGAGCGTCCGGGGACCGGTTGGAAACAGGGCGAGCACATCCGTTTCACGCAGAGCACGGACGATCGCTTCGTCTACGCACATTTTCTGCGTAAGCCCGAAGGCGCGGTGAGACTCGAGTTACCAGCGCCGCAAGCCGGTGCGACGATCACCCTGCTCGGTACCGGCGACACGTTGCCGTGGCGCGCGGAAGGTGACGGCCTGCGCTTCGAGTTTCCTTTCGACGTGCCGTCGTCTCCCGTCTACGTCGTACGCATCCCGCGGTCCCCATGA
- a CDS encoding fibronectin type III domain-containing protein, whose product MRPARTRLLFGFCVIAGGLLSGVPTGLFAHPEPARHLDSEVHAARSWPDRIVLTWDADPATTQAVTWRTDTSVAQAWLELSLATAHASELLPVRHPAVTTRFRSDIGEAHYHTASLRDLAPDTLYAYRLGDGVNWSGWNHFRTASTLPRPFSFIYFGDAQNDIRTHWTRVFREAFRDAPRAAFTLHAGDLVSDRFSDAQWGEWFEVPGWVNATVPVVATPGNHEYFRAAGPADHERQWTSAAGRTMSVDVMETSPTGSTPESAGAWRVRLPDGGSGSIAFEEDRRIREVDSSVLAAAGYRAEDLIGQRIDRDPLRDRARVLGPNRVSTHWRPQFAFPEHAPHPELAETCYWFDYQGVRFVSLDSNQRQAEQVPWLREVLASNAGLWTVVTFHHPIFSAGRGRDNPRLRDLWKPVFDEFKVDLVLTGHDHTYARTGDLQAAVGTVNVPEGRSQAYDPAIGTVYVVSVSGPKAYELDAPFGVRTAAQTQLYQIVEVHTDELRYSARTATGEIYDTFVLRKQPGGPNRLIEALPRIRTGDRSDR is encoded by the coding sequence ATGAGGCCGGCGCGCACACGTCTCTTGTTCGGCTTTTGCGTGATCGCGGGCGGCTTGCTCTCGGGTGTCCCGACCGGGCTCTTCGCGCATCCGGAACCGGCGCGACACCTCGACTCCGAAGTGCATGCGGCACGTTCTTGGCCGGACCGCATCGTGCTGACTTGGGACGCCGATCCGGCTACGACGCAAGCTGTCACTTGGCGTACCGACACCAGCGTGGCGCAGGCGTGGCTCGAACTGTCTCTCGCCACCGCACACGCGTCCGAACTGCTGCCGGTCCGCCATCCAGCGGTTACGACCCGCTTCCGCAGCGACATCGGCGAAGCACACTACCACACCGCGTCGTTGCGCGATCTCGCGCCGGACACTCTCTACGCCTACCGGTTGGGCGACGGCGTGAACTGGTCCGGATGGAATCACTTTCGGACCGCGAGCACACTGCCGCGACCGTTTTCCTTCATCTACTTCGGGGACGCGCAAAACGACATCCGCACGCATTGGACCCGCGTCTTCCGGGAGGCGTTTCGCGACGCGCCCCGCGCCGCGTTCACCCTGCACGCGGGCGACCTGGTGAGCGACCGTTTCAGCGACGCGCAGTGGGGCGAGTGGTTCGAGGTGCCGGGCTGGGTGAACGCCACGGTGCCGGTCGTGGCGACACCCGGCAACCACGAGTACTTCCGCGCTGCCGGTCCCGCCGATCACGAGCGACAATGGACCAGCGCCGCTGGCCGAACGATGTCGGTCGACGTGATGGAAACGAGCCCCACCGGATCCACGCCCGAAAGTGCGGGAGCTTGGCGCGTGCGTTTGCCGGACGGCGGGTCAGGGTCCATCGCGTTCGAGGAGGATCGCCGTATCCGAGAAGTGGATTCAAGCGTGCTCGCCGCCGCCGGATACCGTGCGGAGGACCTGATCGGGCAGAGGATCGACCGCGATCCGCTGAGGGATCGGGCCCGGGTGCTCGGCCCCAATCGCGTAAGCACGCATTGGCGTCCCCAATTCGCCTTTCCCGAGCATGCTCCGCATCCTGAATTGGCGGAGACATGCTATTGGTTCGATTACCAAGGAGTGCGTTTCGTCTCGCTCGATTCCAACCAACGACAAGCGGAGCAGGTGCCGTGGTTGCGCGAGGTGCTCGCGAGCAATGCGGGGCTTTGGACCGTGGTCACCTTTCATCATCCGATCTTCTCGGCTGGGCGGGGAAGGGACAACCCACGGTTGCGCGATCTGTGGAAACCGGTCTTCGACGAGTTCAAAGTCGACCTCGTTCTGACCGGCCACGACCACACGTACGCGCGCACGGGGGATCTGCAGGCCGCGGTCGGCACCGTGAACGTGCCCGAAGGCCGATCGCAGGCCTACGATCCTGCGATCGGAACCGTTTACGTGGTTTCGGTGAGCGGACCGAAGGCCTACGAACTCGACGCTCCTTTCGGTGTCCGGACTGCCGCGCAAACGCAGCTGTATCAGATCGTCGAAGTGCACACCGACGAACTGCGCTACTCGGCCCGCACCGCCACCGGCGAAATCTACGACACCTTCGTGTTGCGTAAGCAGCCCGGGGGACCGAACCGGTTGATCGAGGCGTTGCCGCGTATCAGAACCGGCGATCGCTCCGATCGTTGA
- a CDS encoding TRAP transporter substrate-binding protein codes for MELEFRLALQPDPENKAWEGANLVREFLERESNGRIRVVFYDSGVLGDEQALLMNCYLGIVEVVQTTSSVVTTLDATLALLDLPYLFVSAEHHRDVLYGPIGQDMLDGLRAHRLQGLGFFSCGFRNLFNTRGLAVSTPDDLRGLKVRVMESPVMIQSINAMGGSATPLPAGELFQALRTGVVDAAENNANVYVSARFDEAGARNFSLTEHFANQHMMVANLAWLERVRRDHPDLHALILEAPRRVREEYDRRWDAAVASAFIAMEAQGVAVNTVGDKQPFVERVRSLHDEFLRRYPEVDATLLERIRQEAAMP; via the coding sequence GTGGAACTGGAGTTTCGCCTCGCGCTGCAGCCGGATCCGGAGAACAAGGCTTGGGAAGGGGCGAACCTCGTGCGGGAGTTCTTGGAACGAGAGTCGAACGGACGTATCCGCGTCGTCTTCTACGACTCGGGAGTGCTGGGGGACGAGCAGGCGTTGTTGATGAACTGTTACCTCGGGATCGTGGAAGTGGTGCAGACCACTTCGTCCGTGGTGACGACGCTCGACGCCACGCTCGCGCTGCTCGATCTGCCTTACCTGTTCGTGAGCGCGGAACATCATCGCGACGTGCTCTACGGCCCGATCGGGCAGGACATGCTCGATGGTCTGCGCGCGCATCGGCTTCAGGGGCTCGGCTTCTTCTCTTGTGGCTTTCGCAACCTCTTCAACACGCGTGGCCTCGCGGTGAGCACACCCGACGATTTGCGTGGTCTGAAGGTGCGCGTGATGGAGAGCCCGGTCATGATTCAATCGATCAATGCGATGGGCGGTAGTGCTACGCCCTTGCCTGCGGGTGAGCTGTTTCAGGCGTTGCGCACCGGTGTGGTGGACGCGGCCGAAAACAACGCCAACGTCTACGTATCCGCGCGCTTCGACGAAGCGGGTGCCCGCAACTTCTCGCTCACCGAACACTTCGCCAACCAGCACATGATGGTCGCCAACCTGGCTTGGCTGGAGCGCGTGCGGCGCGATCATCCGGACTTGCACGCGTTGATCCTGGAGGCACCCCGTCGCGTCCGCGAGGAGTACGATCGCCGGTGGGATGCGGCTGTGGCGTCCGCGTTCATCGCGATGGAGGCGCAGGGTGTCGCGGTCAATACCGTGGGCGACAAGCAGCCGTTCGTCGAGCGGGTGCGCTCGCTGCACGACGAGTTTCTCCGACGTTATCCCGAGGTGGATGCGACTTTGCTCGAACGTATCCGGCAGGAGGCCGCCATGCCGTGA
- a CDS encoding TRAP transporter small permease, which yields MTSETRSPRRRYLDTALDWIIFAALAAMTFVVTLNVFCRFVLKFSLSWADETAMILLVWLTFLGAAVAMRDRMHYAFDYLVQHLPGAVQRGVRVAVLLLCMGMTVLLVYWSGKVVILITDWVMPATGIRRSWVYAACPIGGCFLLYYQAVQLVALLASPRVVLERGAPTSEEN from the coding sequence GTGACGAGCGAGACGCGGTCGCCTCGTCGCCGGTATTTGGATACGGCGCTCGACTGGATCATCTTCGCGGCGCTGGCAGCGATGACCTTCGTGGTCACGCTGAACGTGTTCTGCCGGTTCGTGTTGAAGTTCTCGCTCTCTTGGGCGGACGAGACGGCGATGATTCTGCTGGTCTGGTTGACCTTTCTCGGTGCGGCCGTGGCGATGCGCGATCGGATGCACTACGCGTTCGATTATCTCGTGCAGCATTTGCCCGGCGCGGTGCAGCGCGGGGTCCGGGTGGCGGTGTTGCTTCTGTGCATGGGGATGACGGTCTTGCTCGTCTACTGGAGCGGCAAGGTGGTGATCTTGATCACCGACTGGGTCATGCCGGCGACGGGAATACGCCGTTCGTGGGTCTACGCGGCGTGTCCGATCGGTGGGTGCTTCTTGTTGTATTATCAAGCCGTGCAGCTCGTCGCGCTGCTCGCTTCGCCGCGGGTCGTGTTGGAACGCGGCGCGCCGACATCCGAGGAAAACTGA